The DNA region tcccGGACGAGCGCCCAAGATGAAAGACTGCTGCGGAACCATGAAAGACGCCTGGATTCTTGGCCTCctgaggagaagaattcaatccagggccagagaggaGGCTTTATAGTTCAGAGCTTTTGTATAACAGTTTTATTAACatataaaagagacagagaaagcttttgacatagacatcagaaggggcagaaagaatgCACCCTTACTAGTGTTAGCaaaggagttatatacttttaattagttattacagggGATCAAAAGAATTTCTgaaggttgtaaagacctcactagacccaCCCCAATAATTTACCTTTTAAGATAACATTAttagccagatttttttttttttccagagactgttatcaagcaggatacattattgtagaggcaaaaagaaaaacgtTTTTTCTTTCGAGAATTccagatccctctctccttgaggACGCCCAGACTTAGCAACCTCCCTAGAAACTGACTCTCTCAGTGTGATTGAAGGGGGGCCTGTGAATAgaccctggggttcagcaagactgctgATCTCAAGGAAGATGGTCATCTAgtgcaggtgctcacaggactgcCTTCTGTGAGTTCAGGGAACTGCAGGTTACCCGCTCCCCAGAGAgatgctgaggcagcaacagcatggagcagtttAGGGAAATTGTCAACAATACTCTGCATAATCCTTCCTATTAGAACCATCACAGTATCCAAGTAGTTAAAAAATGGGAGAAGAGATACAACACAGaaaagagggaatatatatgAAGTTATGAGAAGTTTAAACCCAGTGAGTAAAGTAATTTCCACATATGCCATCTCTCTGTGTTACCAACGAGTTCGTTGTGGTTTCCTCACTACAACCTTAAATAAGGTGGGAGAGGTTACTGTAGCTGGTGGGTTAACATTTCATTCATTACAATCAACCAAAACACTAAAAGCCAATCACTGTTATTAATAACCATGTATTAATTTAACACATAGTTGAAATAAAACCTTTTACAATCCACGGTATGATCCATGATTAAATACAGATCAAAAGTACAGAGTGAGATATTCATCTTTCTGTTGTAATGATGTGAGATTTGTGATTTTTACTGCTTACCAAACAAAGCCTAGGAAGCACTTAGCAAGCATGGTATGCACTAATTTTATGCCTTTTCCAGGAAGGGTTTCTAATACATTTATAGGTTGTCACAGAATGTGTCTTTATTTCAACACTGCCAGTAATATTCATGACTTGCattgatattataaaaataaatcaatattgcAGTGAACTGTCATTGTGTTCTTCTTACAAATCAAGGATATTACCATTGAAACCTTACCAGCAACTTCTGTTTTACTTTAATACATGGAAAGATTAAAAGATCACTGACATCATGGCAACTTCCAGATATTTCACATCAATGACAGACACCTCCATTTAGATGGTCACTGTCCATTTTACATCATGGTACCTTTCATCTTCTAATGGAGGATAGATAGAAATGGTTGCTACACAATATAAAAAGGCTAATCTTTAATAAACCGTCAAAAACCTCGCTATACAAACATACCAGAAACAAAGCATAGTATGCATTACTTGAGTGCTGAATCACATTCACTTCAAATAATCTCAGTTCACGTCGTTACGAACAAGCATACATACATTGCTAAGAATTGGAACGTTCTAACCATCAACCTTCATCTCACGATTCATGCTAATATATCCATTTTCTATGTGTTTAACTATGGAGTACTCCCTACAGTCATTCTCCTGCAGAGAAACTTCAGAAAAGAGGACTGATGACATGTCTTCTAGTATGTAATCCCtgatatttattttgatttaccATTTGATTAAATACCTTTCTACATATTTGTTACATCATCTCCATAGGTTTCTTATATAAACTATTGTGTTTTCTGATGCATGTTTAGGGAAAACCTATTCCATCACATGTCCCATTTCTAAGGTTTCTCTTCAGTGTCTTCTCAGATGTTTAGCGAGATGGGCACTCTGACTAAAGGCTTTGCcatattctgtacatttataaggtctctctccagtatgaattcgctgatgttTAGCACGCGTTGACTTGCAAccaaaggctttgccacattcagtacatttataaggtctctctccGGTATGCACTCGCTGATGCTGAGTAAGAAGTGAGAGACGAGGAAAGGCTTTGttgcattctttacatttatgagGTCTCTCGCCAGCATGAATTCACCGATGTTGAGTAAGCGTTGAGTTGTAAgcaaaggctttgccacattcagtACATGAAtatggtctctccccagtatggattcgctgatgtttagtaagaccagaaaccttaataaaagccttgccacattcTCTACATTTATAACGTCTATCCCCGGTATGAATTTGGTGATGTTGAGTAAGGGCCGAATTTGTAataaaggccttgccacattctttacatttgtacGCTTTCTCCCCAATATGGATTCGATGATGTACAATTAACTCTGAGTGACAAATAAAGGTTTGGCCACACTCTGCACAATAAgctttctctccagtatgaattcgctgatgttgGGTAAGATGTGAGCGATGGATAAAGGCTTtgttacattctttacatttataaggtctctccccagaatGAATTCGCTGATGTCGAGTGAGAAGTGAGCGACTATggaaggctttgccacattctttacatttataaggcttctctccagtatgagttcGCTGATGATCCGATCCATTCGTTGTGAGTAACAGACAAAGGCTTTgctacattctgtacatttatgtttctctccagtatgaatccGCCCATGTTGAATAAGACTTGAATTGTAAGTAAAGGCTTTGCTACATTCTGTACAtgtgtaaggtttctctccagtatgaattcccTGATGTTGAGTAAGAACTGAGTGACTTGTAAACGCTTTGCTACATTCTGTACATTGGAAAGGTTTCCTTCCTGTATGAATTTCCCTATGTTTATTTAGATTGGATGGCTTACTAAACACTTTCCCACATAACCttacacttgttttctttctgtggatTCTGAACAGTCTGCGGTTTAATAAGTTCTGAAGACTGACTAGAAACCTTACCATATTCAGTACAAGTCCTCTCTTCAGTACAAGTACTCTTATCGAGAGAAAAACCTGACATTTGATCAAAGGCATTTCTACATTTATGACGTTTAGAATCCTTCATTGAAGATTTGGGTCCCAGATGATTCTTAAGGTTGGAGTCTCCTTCAACCGTATACCCAGGTTCATTGCCTGAATACCTTCTCAGTCCATCAAAAATACTCTTGTAATTATTGGAGCTGGAGCTCTTACTTAAGGTCTGACTCATTTTATTGCACATGCAACATTGCTGTGTATTAACCACATCACAATATGTATTGAACAATGATGGTTGGGTTGCATCTCTTCCATTATCATCAACATGATATATCTtggaatggagagaaaatatCTGTTGGGGGAAGAAAAATGACCCCCTGCTCACGGATCTCTCAAAATGATTAGACTGTGTGTTTTCCCACTCACTGTTAAATTGTAGGTGTTCAGACATGCTTGAATGTATGTTTAGTCGAAGCCTAAGTTCAGAATTGTCTGAATGAGGATTTGCAGTAGAGACTAGATTACCTTCCAGATTTTCCAGGTTTACTTTTagagaacatgtatgtttcaAAAAGGGATGGAAATCTTTTCTTAAACACTTACATGTCTCGGCAGATGTTGAAGACTGAAGTGGGTGTTTTTCCCAATTTGACTCACattgctcatttctttttgcaGTAATGTTAGCATTCTGTGTAACTGTCTCCATTTCTTTATGTCCATGTAAGCATCCTCTCTGTCTTTCATATACTCTCGTATATTCCCAAGCTTTCATTAAATTTAAGGTTCTGAGGTGAAATAGTTGACATATTCCTAAGTTTGCTTTTGGGAATACATCTTCTAACGTTGGATTCTTCGGCATCAAATCCTGGGTGTCTTGTGGAGTCATAGCTGAAAGATACCAAATAACAAGTAATTTTACTTGCTATTCTTAGTGAATACCTTCAAAGATTTAGAGAAAATTGATGACTATTagctagtttaaaaataaaacagagacgAAGGATCAAGATGCCAGAGGCATAGGCAGATGTGGAGATCATCTCTCTCTCCACAAATGAATGAGAAATGGAACAATTCTCACAGAGCCCAGCTGAACACTAGCGGAGACCCCTCGAAgtctaaagaaacaagaaagattcCTGCTGAGTCAGGTAggacaagagaagaaggaaaagaaagaggagagaaagtggGATGGGGCCTGTAAACTTGTGGGGAGATGAAAGTGAGAAGAGGTCTCCAAATTAGGGGAAGCCCCTCATCGGGGACTCAGTTTGGACAGAAGGAGAGCCTCATTCTCTGTGGGAGAGAACATGGCAAACAGCATGTGGCAGCAGGACAGAGAGAGACCTGCACACGGGGTCctgacccctgccctgcccacccagcctgagaggcATGACCACCactgcagacaagggctgggtgctggaatGTGGGGTTCAGAGAGCAGATCAAGGCAGAGGATTGAGGTTGGCTGTGAGGAAACATGCTGAAGGGATGGGGCTGTGGGAAGAGCTCTGCAAACGGGATGCTTGTAGTGGAAGCCTGAACCACCAGAGAGCAGAGTGGCATTGGGGAGTGGTGGCCAAAGAAGAAGCCCATTGCATCCCTTGTCCCTTCTGCCGGACCTGCTCGCCAAGGACTATGAAGAACTCCACCCATGTAGTCTTTGAGCCCAAGCCACGGCTTCCCCCATCGACCTCCTCCACAATCAGCAGACTCCTGCGCTCTGGGGCAGCTCAGGAGCAGACACCTGTGAGTTGCCCACACGCTCAGATGGACCTGAAAGCACAGCTGGCCCCAGGGATGAAGAAGAAAAGCTGACACCTCTCCCTGCAGCAACAGAAGCCACGGTCTCACACCCACGGCAGGCTGTGTAACCTCAGCCCCTACAGAGCATCTGAATCACCTACCAGCGCTCTCTCCGTCAGGGCAGGGGCAGCTCTAGCTGCTGTAGACTCTGTGGGCTCCCACACAAGGGGGCTGGGCCAGGACAGAGCCTGAGCTGCCCAAGAGCACCACAGCAGGTCCAGCTCCACGCTGAATGCAATCCCAGGACCTGACTTCACTGAATCTATGCCGGTGACCTTGTGAAAACAACATCTGTGAACATCCAGGGCCATGTGCCATCATGCCCGTGGTTAAGGTGGGGCCAAGAGCAGTGCCAACACTACATCACATGAGGGCCTGCAGAACGCACGGGAGGGGGAACCAGAGCACATCCTGAGTGAACATCCCCAGAGGAGTAATACTCAGTGACTTTTCTCCATGTGGGGGTGCTCCAGTCCCACCTGCCTCACACCACAGATCAGAATCACAGCTAAGATTCAGATCTGGGGGCACTATTCCACCATGCACGGAGCACGCACCAGCAGAGAGAGGGCAGTAACAACCACAGAACAATGTGGAAACAGCCCTGAATATCCACAGCAGGTTCTGGTCACGGCTAACAGCAATCAAAGCCCAGATCAAGAGGATGAGGGCACCAACCTCGggaccaacctcacccaccaagGTGCAGACACCAGAAGGAAGACTAACTAGGTTCCTGTAGCCTTCAAAAGAGAGACCGCAAACAGAACGGTGGACAAATGAGATGGCAAAGAAATAAGTTATAGgggaagaaacaagataaaagctTCCAAGCACCACTGAATTCAGAGGTGATAGGCAACCTAATGATTACTTCCTGCTTTTAGTCCTCTTAAGTGGAGACAGCAAACACTTTCACAAATCCTAGGTGCCTAGGAATTCGTAACTCGACCTTTTGCCTCACATGTTTCTGAGAATGGTCTATTAGATGCTTCAGTCTAAAAATCATAAGTGATAGTGACAGAGAACTAATCAGAAACTGAGGACACACAAGACAGTGTCTGAGGAAGCTGAATACAAAGAAGATAAACTTAATAAAGTActagttttaagaaataaataagaagagaGACTTTAAAACTATGACTGAAAGAGGGAACTCTACTGATTGCTCTGTgcagacctaaatgggaaggaaatcaataGAACGGTAAAgactatctctttaagaaaattagaggcaccaggaatatttcaagcaaagatgggaacagtaaaggacagaaaccggATGGACCTAAaagcagcagaagatattaagacaagTTGGtgagaatacatggaagaactatacaaaaaagatcttaatgaccgagataaccacgatggtgtgatcactcagctaggaACAGACATCCCAGCGTCcaaagtcaagttggccttagaagGCATGATGACCAACAAAGCCACTGCACGTGATGGAAGAACAGCTGAGGCATTTCAAGGCCTAAAAGAGGATAATGCTACAGTTCTGCACTAGATAAGCCAGCAAATTttaaagctcagcagtggcctcaggacgggaagaggtcagttttcattccaatcacaaagaaaggcaatgccaaagaacgctcaaactattACACAATTTCTCTCATTTCAAACAATAGtaaaggctcaaaattctccaagcgaggctttaacagtgtgagaactgtgagcttccagatgttcaagctggatttagaaatggcagaggaaccagagatcaaattgccatcatccctTGGATCAcataaaaagcaagagtgttctgGAAAAACaactacatctgctttattggctacaccACAGCCTTCGATTGTgaggatcacaagaaactgtggaaaattcttaaagagatgggaacaccagactaccttgcctgcctcctgagaaatctgtatgcatgtcaagaagcaacagtgagaactggacatgtgaCAACGGAcggattccaaattgggaaaggagttcgtcagggctgtatattgtcaccctgcttatttatcttatatgtacAGCACATCATGCAACATaccgggttggatgaagcacaaattggaatcaagatttcagggagaaatatccataatctcagatatacagatgacaccacccttatagcagaaagcgaagaggaactgaggagtctcttgatgaaactgaaagaagagggtacaaaagctggcttcaaacgcAACCTTcacaaaacgaagatcatggtacCGGTCATACCCTTTTATGCAAACAgtgggagaaacaatggaaacagtgacagactttatttcttggggttccaaaatcactgcagatggtgactacagtcatgaaagtaaaagacgcttgctccttggaagaaaagctatgaccaacctagggagcatattaaaaagcagaaacattactttgctgaaaaaggtccatgttgtcaaagctatggtttttctagtagtcatgtatggatgtgagagttggaccatgaagaaagctgagtgcagaagaattgatgctgttgaactgtgttgttggagaagactcttgagagtcccttggactgcaagaagatcacaccactctatcctaaaggaaatcagtcctggatattcattggaacgacatggtgaagctgaaactccgatactttgtccacctggtgcgaagaactgacccactgagaaagaccctgatgctgggaaagactgaagatgagaggagaaggggagaatagAGGATgatatagttggatggcatcactgactcaatggcctaGAGTtggagcaggctctgggagttggtgatggacacagaaccctggcttgctgcagaccatggactgcagactcagactcgactgagtgatggaactgaactgactgataagtATAATTGATTCTCTTTGCTGTATAGAAGCACACAATTGGAAAACAGCTATATTCCATTTAGAACTTTTAATGAAGATTTCTTTATATAACCTAAAATTTGTCATAGTTTGAATCAACCATTAATACTATAGTGGAACATGTGCTAAGAGTTTATgtcaatttatttgaaaattccaTGAGgtaaaagaatataataaagtattttagCAAGTTATAATTGGATCAAATACACTAAAGATATTTAATATGAGATcataaaagtaaaagagaaacttTGAAGTCAACCTGAGATGtacattctttcactttcatgaggttttgctttctgcagtgaaaaattacttgaatttgaaatttatttagaagGTCCTATGTGTCGCTCCCAGTGGATAGGAAATTATAACCAGAGGACAGAAACCCGTTCCCAGTATTCCTAGAAGTTTGGCAGTTTGTCTACCACTCCACTCACACATTTCTGTCTAGAGGTAGAAGGAAACTTGAAAAGGACTGTCACATAATTACTCGAAAACGGGCAGTTTTCCTAGGGCTCCCAAGAAACTGAAGAGCAACTAATGAATGCAGTTTGTCACAAGCCAAGAGGAGCCTTTCAGTTCACACTGTGATGGAGAAAAGTAATCACTGGAGATAAATTCCATGAATGATTTAAGAGACAGAATGGGGCAGGTGATACATTTCTATGACAGTAGCAGACACAAACCCAGGTTTTCAAAAACCATTTCCATTGAAGCAAATCATCCAAAGTCATGTGACGAAGGATGAGTTCCTCGCTGCTCCTTGGACCACTCATCTGAGTCTTCATCTCCATCCATTCATACCTACCTGGGTAACTGGTTGTTGTCTCCATTCTCCTTATATTCCTGGGAGCCTTCAATTGCTCCAGAAAGGCGACCAGGTCCAGCTTAGAGACAAGCCCTGttgatcagagaaagaaaaatttgtgTTGGTAGAGATTCATCAGTATCGAATCCAATATGTATTCAG from Cervus elaphus chromosome 4, mCerEla1.1, whole genome shotgun sequence includes:
- the LOC122692855 gene encoding LOW QUALITY PROTEIN: zinc finger protein 2 homolog (The sequence of the model RefSeq protein was modified relative to this genomic sequence to represent the inferred CDS: deleted 2 bases in 1 codon; substituted 1 base at 1 genomic stop codon); translation: MFENYGSLAFLGLVSKLDLVAFLEQLKAPRNIRRMETTTSYPAMTPQDTQDLMPKNPTLEDVFPKANLGICQLFHLRTLNLMKAWEYTRVYERQRGCLHGHKEMETVTQNANITAKRNEQCESNWEKHPLQSSTSAETCKCLRKDFHPFLKHTCSLKVNLENLEGNLVSTANPHSDNSELRLRLNIHSSMSEHLQFNSEWENTQSNHFERSVSRGSFFFPQQIFSLHSKIYHVDDNGRDATQPSLFNTYCDVVNTQQCCMCNKMSQTLSKSSSSNNYKSIFDGLRRYSGNEPGYTVEGDSNLKNHLGPKSSMKDSKRHKCRNAFDQMSGFSLDKSTCTEERTCTEYGKVSSQSSELIKPQTVQNPQKENKCKVMEIHTGRKPFQCTECSKAFTSHSVLTQHQGIHTGEKPYTCTECSKAFTYNSSLIQHGRIHTGEKHKCTECSKAFVCYSQRMSDHQRTHTGEKPYKCKECGKAFHSRSLLTRHQRIHSGERPYKCKECNKAFIHRSHLTQHQRIHTGEKAYCAECGQTFICHSELIVHHRIHIGEKAYKCKECGKAFITNSALTQHHQIHTGDRRYKCRECGKAFIKVSGLTKHQRIHTGERPYSCTECGKAFAYNSTLTQHRXIHAGERPHKCKECNKAFPRLSLLTQHQRVHTGERPYKCTECGKAFGCKSTRAKHQRIHTGERPYKCTEYGKAFSQSAHLAKHLRRH